The genomic interval CGAGATGAGGATGGTGCGACCCTCGGCGGCGAGGCGCCGCAGCAGCACGCGCAGGTCGATGCGCGCCTGCGGATCGAGGCCCGACGCGGGCTCGTCCAGCAGCAGCACTCGCGGGTCGTGGACGAGGGCGCGGGCGAGACCCAGCCGCTGCTTCTGCCCGCGCGACAGCACGCGGGCCGGCGCATCGGCCAGGTGCGTGAGCCCCACCTCGGCGAGCAGTCGCGCCGCGCCGCCCGCGGCCGCCGCGGCATCGAGCCCGTACAGTCGCGACGTCATCACGAGCGTCTCGCGTGCCGTCAGCGACGGCCACGCGCCGAGCGCGTCGGGCATCCAGCCGAGGATCGCGCGCGCCGCATCGGGCTGGGCGACAGGGTCGATGCCGCCGATGCGGATCGTCCCGGCGTCGGGCGCGAGCAGTGAGGCGAGCATGAGCAGCAGGGTCGTCTTGCCCGAGCCGTTGGGCCCGACGAGGCCCGTGACGGCTCCGGCGCGCGCCTCGAGGTTCACCTCGCGGACAGCCTGGACGGCCCCGAAGGAGCGACGTACACCGGACGCGACGATCCCGAGGTCGGTCATGACCTCACCCTAGGGGGTCGCCGCGGCTGCGCCCGTCATCCTCGGAAGAAGGCGACCCCGAGATCGGGATGGTCGACGAAGACGCCGTCGACCCCGGCATCCGCGATCATGCGCCACTCCGCGGCATAGTCGCCGAACTCGGCCTTCGCCCGCCCTCGCCGGAACTGCCCGACGAGAAACGCGTTCTCCGGGCGACAGGTCCACGTGAAGACGCGCAAGCCGCGGGCGTGCGCGTCGGCGACGACGGATGCCGGGCCGGTCGCCCGGCCGAGCTTGTCGGGAGCGAGGATCATACGCTTGTCGACGCTGATGCCGTCCACCCGGCCGACGAGGCGGTCAAGCCCCGCAGGCGTCGCCTGTTCGCGGTAGGTCGGCGCGGCGCGCCCCTGACGCGCGACGAGGTCGTACGGGCTTCCCGCGGCCTCGAGCAGGTAGATGTAGGTGCCGCGGACCCCCTCGGCGCGGACGGCCTCGAGCACCGTCTGCTCGAACGATTCCAGGTAGAGGGGCAGTCGACCCGTCGCCCAGCCGGCGTCGCGCAGCTCTGCCGCGATGGCGCCCGCGACGTCGTAGCCCAGCCCGGAGAAGTACGTCGCGTGCTTGATCTCCAGCACGACGCCGATCTCGCGCCCCTGGTCGAGCGAGGCCTGACGGACGAGGTCGAGCACGTCGCGCAGCCGCAGCGGCGGCTGCTCGCCGTCGAACGACGCGCTGGCGGCACGCAGCTGCGGCAGGCGCTCGCGGCAGCGCAGCGTCGCCAGCTCGTCCCAGGTGAAGTCCTCGGTGAACCACCCGGTGTGCTCGGCGCCGTCGATCGTCTTGGTCGTGCGACGCCGCGCGAACTCCGGGTGGTCGGCGACGTCGGTGGTCGCGCCGATCTCGTTCTCGTGCCGCACGACGAGCACGCCGTCGGCGGTGAAGACGACGTCCGGCTCGACGGCGTCGACGCCGAGGGCGAGCGCAAGGTCGTACGACGAGCGCGTGTGCTCCGGGCGGTACCCGGGCGCACCGCGGTGTCCGATGACCAGCGGCCGGCGTCGAGGCATGCGTCCAGGCTATCGACGCGGGCCGGCCCACCCGGCGCGGATGCCGGGTTCAAAGGGTGCTCACAGGGCCGCACCTGCCACCGAGAACCGCCGTCGGATACGCTGGAATCCCGCAGTACCCGCTGCGGCCATCCTCGTATTGGAGTGAGACCACAATGGCCTCGAGCAGCAACCCCGCATTCCGCCACCCCGCGTTCCAGGAACAGCGGCCCGGGCTGACCCCGCCGGCTGCCCAGACCCAGTTCGCCGCGACCACCGCGCAGTCCGTCGACGTCGCCGCACAAGCGCAGCTCGAGGGCGCGTTCGCCGCCCCCGCCGCCGGTGCGGTCCAGACCGGTCGCATGACCGTCGAGGACACCGTCGTCAAGACGCTCGCGCTCTTCGGCATCCTTCTCGTGACGGCCGTTGTCGGCTGGATCTGGACCATGTCGCCGGTCACCGCCGCGAACCCCGTGCCGACGATGATGCCGTGGATCATCGGCGCGATGGGCGGCTTCGTCCTCGCGATGGTCGTGACGTTCACCTCGCGCAAGAAGGTCCGCCCGGGCCTCATCTTCGGGTACGCCGCCTTCGAGGGCCTGTTCATCGGCGGCATCTCGGCGTTCTTCGAGTTCATCTGGCCCGGCATCGTCATGCAGGCCACCCTCGCGACGCTGTCGGTCGTCGGCGTGACCCTCGCCCTCTTCGCCAGCGGCAAGGTCCGCGCCTCGGCCAAGGCCACGAAGATCTTCATGATCGCGATGGTCGGCTACCTGGTGTTCTCGCTCATCAACGTCGTCATGATGATGTTCGGCGCGTTCCCCGCCGGCAGCGGCGGCCCCTTCGGCATGCTGTCGAACTACAGCATCGCGGGCATCCCGCTGGGTGTCATCATCGGCGTCCTCGTCGTGATCATGGCGGCGTACTCGCTCGTGCTCGACTTCGACTCGGTGCAGCAGGGCGTGCGCAACGGCGCTCCCCGCGAGTACGGCTGGCTCGGCGCCTTCGGCATCATGGTCACGGTCGTCTGGCTCTACATCGAGATCCTGCGCCTCATCGCGATCCTCCGCGGCAACAACTGACCCGCGGCTCTCGCTGACAGGCCCGTCCGGCTCCGCCGGGCGGGCCTTTCGCATCCCCCGCCACGCGCGCCCGCCGGCCCACCCCGCGCCCGCGAGACGCGGTGTGCGCACCGAGACACGCGCTGTGCACCCGTGTCTCGGTGCAGGAAGCGTGTCTCGGCGCGGGCGGATGCCGGGTGAGACGACGGATGCCGGGGCGCGCGCCCCGGCATCCGGTCAGATCACTCCCACTCGATGGTTCCCGGGGGCTTGGACGTGACGTCAAGCACGACCCGGTTGACCTCGCGCACCTCGTTCGTGATGCGGTTCGAGATCTTCGACAGCACGTCGTAGGGCAGGCGCGTCCAGTCGGCGGTCATCGCGTCCTCCGATGACACCGGACGCAGCACGATCGGATGCCCATACGTGCGGCCGTCGCCCTGGACGCCGACCGAGCGGACATCGGCGAGCAGCACGACGGGGCACTGCCAGATCTCGCCGTCCAGCCCCGCGCGCGTCAGCTCCTCGCGGGCGATGGCGTCGGCGTCACGCAGGATCTCAAGGCGGTCAGCGGTGACCTCACCCACGATCCGGATGCCGAGGCCGGGGCCCGGAAACGGCTGGCGGCCGACGATCTCGGCGGGCAGTCCCAGCTCGCGTCCGATCGCGCGGACCTCGTCCTTGAACAGCGTCCGCAGCGGCTCGACGAGCTCGAACTGCAGGTCCTCCGGCAGGCCGCCCACGTTGTGGTGGCTCTTGATGTTCGCGGTGCCCGCACCGCCGCCGGATTCGACGACGTCGGGGTACAGCGTCCCCTGCACGAGGAACCGGATCGGGTCGCCCTCGGCTTCCGCCTCCGCCAGGAGCTCCTGCTGCACCTTCTCGAATGCGCGGATGAACTCGCGCCCGATGATCTTGCGCTTCTGCTCCGGGTCGCTGACACCGGCGAGCGCGGTCAGGAACGTCTCGCGCGCGTCGACGGTGATGAGGCGCACGCCCGTGGAGGCGACGTAGTCGTTCTCCACCTGCTCGCGCTCGCCCTTGCGCAGGAGCCCGTGGTCGATGAACACGGCGACGAGCTGGTCGCCGACCGCCTCGTGCACGAGTGCGGTCGAGACGGCGGAGTCGACGCCGCCCGACAGTGCCGAGAGCACGCGGCCCGTGCCGATCTGCTCGCGGATGCGCGCGACCTGTTCGGCGATGACGTTGCCGCTGTTCCAGTCCGAGGCGAGCCCCGCGGCCTTGTGCAGGAAGTTCTGCAGCACCTCCTGGCCGTGGTCGGAGTGCTTGACCTCGGGGTGCCACTGCACGCCGTAGAAGCACTTCTCCGCGTTGCCGAAGGCGGCGACGGGGGTGGCGGCCGTGGAGGCGAGCACCTCGAAGCCCTCGGGGGCGCGGGCGACCTGGTCGCCGTGGCTCATCCAGACGTTCTGCTGGGAGGGCTGGCCGCCGAGAAGGACGCCGCCGTCGTTCGCGATCACGGCATCCGTCGCGCCGTACTCGCGCAGGCCCGTGTTCGCGACCTCGCCGCCGAGCTGCTGGGCCATCACCTGGAAGCCGTAGCAGATGCCGAGCGTGGGGATGCCGAGCTGCAGCACACCGGGGTCGAGTGCGGGCGCACCGGGCTCGTACACCGACGACGGCCCGCCGGAGAGGATGAGCGCGACCGGATTGCGGGCCTCGACCTCGGCGGCCGTCACGGTGTGCGGGACGAGCTCGCTGTACACACCCGCCTCACGGACGCGCCGCGCGATGAGCTGCGCGTACTGCGCGCCGAAATCGACGACGAGGACGGGACGCTGGGCGGTCTCGGTCTGAGTGGTCACCGGGTGCCTTCCGTGGTGGATGCCGGGGCGGCTCCGTCGACAGACTCGGGAACCGGATGTGCGAGCGCGGCCGCAGCCGCCTCGGAGGCCTCGCGCTCGGCGAGGTACGCCTTCACCTCGCGGCCCACGCGCGCCTCCATGAAGAACGACAGCAGCGGCACGATGCCGCCGAGCGCGAGCGTCACGAACCGGACGAAGCCCCAGCGCATGAGGCTCCACACGCGGAAGCACGCGAAGAGGTACACGACGTAGAACCAGCCGTGCGCGATGAGGATGCCGAGCGACAGGTTCACCCCGTCGCCCGTGGACTCGCCGAAGGCGTCGACCGGCGCGAACCAGAGGAAGCCGCCGGATCCGCCGAGGAACAACTCGTAGTGGAAGCCGTACTTGATGATCATCTCGGCGCACAGCGACAGCAGCATGACACCGGTGATCACCGACGCGATCTGGTAGAACTTCAGCGCCCCTCGGATCGCCGGAAACGTGGCGAGTTTGGGCTGAGGCATGCCCTCCAGTCTAGTCGCCGGGGGGCCCCGCTCCGGCCGCGGCCTCCTCGAGCGCCTCGACCTCCTTCTCCCACGCGTCGCGGGCGAGGCGGTACCACATGTAGAACGCGAAGCCCGCGAAGATCGCCCACTCCGCCGCGTAGAACACGTTCAGCCAGTTGACGCCGGAGCCCTCCTCGGGCGCGGGCGAATCGATCGCGACGAGCCCGTCGGGCAGGGTCTCCCCCGCGTCGGCGACGAGGTAGGGCCGGTACACGTTCAGATCGTCGACGTCGTGCCACCAGCCGAGGAGGGCCGCCGGCGACATCCGCGTCATCTCGGTCGCGGGGCCCTCGCGCGGCGGGGCCGCCGGTCCCTCGTCGGCGATGAGCCGGCCGACGAGCGTCACCGTGTCGGCGGGGGCGTCGTTGAGAGCGGATGCCGCGGCATCCGCGCTCTCGCGATCAGCGGCCCAGCCGAGCGCCACCGCGAGCGAGGTGGGCGCGGTCGCGTCCAGCCGCAGCTGACCGGTCACCCAGTACCCGGCGACGCCGTCGTTGTAGCGCGACGAGACGACGAGGAAGTCCCCCGGCACAAAAGTGCCGGTCACCTCGACCCGCTGCCCCACGAGCGGCTCCGGCAGGTAGGCACCGGGCGCCACGACGTCGGCGAGGGGTCGCACCTGCTCGGTTGCCCCGGGAGGCGGGGGATTCGTGTCGATCGCGCGCCCCAGCTGCCACTGCCCGAGCCACGCGAACACCGCCGCGACCAGCAGGGCGAACGCCAGCATCCCGAGCCACCACGGCCGCAGCATGACCTCGCGCAGCGTGGGCGGGAACACCTCGGCGCGCTCGGGCGGGCGCGCCGCGACCGGCTTCTCGCTCAACGACCGGGCATCCACATCAGTTCGCGGAGTACGGCGCGACGACGACCTCGACGCGCTGGAACTCCTTGAGGTCGGAATATCCGGTCGTGGCCATCGACTTGCGGAGCGCGCCGATGAGGTTGGCGGTGCCGTCGGCGACGGGCGCCGGGCCGTACAGGATCTCCTCGAGGGGGGCGACCTGGCCGACCTCGACGCGGCGGCCGCGCGGCAGCGTGGGGTGGTGCGCCTCGGGCCCCCAGTGGAATCCGCGGCCGGGCGCATCGGTTGCGCGCGCGAGCGCGACGCCGAGCATGACGGCATCCGCGCCCATCGCGAGGGCCTTCACGATGTCGCCGGACGTGCCGACGCCGCCGTCGGCGATGACGTGCACGTAGCGGCCGCCGGACTCGTCCAGGTAGTCGCGGCGCGCGCCGGCCACGTCGGCGACCGCCGTCGCCATGGGGGCATGGATGCCGAGGGTCGCGCGGGTCGTCGACGCCGCTCCCCCGCCGAAGCCGACGAGCACGCCCGCCGCGCCGGTGCGCATGAGATGCAGGGCCGCGGTGTAGGTCGAGGCGCCGCCGACGATGACGGGGACGTCGAGGTCGTAGATGAACTTCTTGAGGTTCAGCGGTGCCGCGTCGCTCGAGACGTGCTCGGCCGAGACGGTGGTGCCGCGGATGACGAACAGGTCGACGCCGGCGGCGACAACGGTCTCGTACAGCTCCTGCGTGCGCTGCGGGGTGAGAGACCCCGCGACGGTGACGCCGGCGTCGCGGATCTCGGCGAGGCGGTCGCGCACGAGCTCGGGCTTGATCGGCTCGGCGTAGAGCTCCTGCATGCGGCGGGTCGCCTCGTGCGGCGCGAGACCGGCGATCTCGGCGAGGAGCGGCTCGGGGTCGTCGTAACGCGTCCACACGCCCTCGAGGTCGAGCACGCCGAGGCCGCCGAGCTGACCGAGCATGATGGCCGTCGTCGGGCTCATGACCGAATCCATGGGAGCGCCGAGCACGGGGATCTCGAACCCGAAGGCGTCGATCGACCAGGCCGTGGAGACGTCCTCGGGGTTGCGGGTGCGCCGCGAGGGCACAACCGCGATGTCGTCGAACGCATACGCGCGGCGGGCGCGCTTGGCGCGGCCGAGCTCGATCTCCATGCTCACCCTGCCAGCCTACCGGGAGGGGCTGTGAGCGCGCGGGTTCCCGGCGTCGGGACGACCGGTCCAGCCGAACCCCTCCGGAGTCGCCGGTGGATGCCTCGCCTCATCCCCACCGGATCGCCTCCGGCCCTCCGGTGGGGGCCCCGGCATCCTGCTCGATCCACTCGAGGGCCACGTCGGCCACGGCGCCGGGGGCATCATCGGTCATGAAGTGAGACGCGCCGTCGACATAGGCGAAGTCGACCCGGTCGGCGTAGCGCTCGGGGTGGCGGCAGATGCGCCGCATGATCGCCTCATTCCAGAACCGATCCTCACGGCCGTAGACGAACCGGGTCGGCACAGTGAGACGGCGGCGGCGGTAGACACCGGCGGTCATCCGCAGCCCCTCGGGCACGATGAGCCGCCGGCTCGCCGACCGGATCGCGCGGTCGATCTCGGGGCGACGCAGCGGCGCGAGGTGGGCGTCGATGACGGCATCCGGAAGCGGCCGCGCCGCGTACTCGGACGAGAAGGTGCCGCGCAGCGAGGCGCCCGGTCGATGGAAGAGGAACGCCGGAAGGTGCTTGAAGCCCGGCAGTGTGCGCAGGCTGAACGCCATGAAGGCGGGCGGGACGGACAGCTGCACGGCCCTGCGGACGCGCTCGGGGTGCTCGTAGGAGAGCTGCATCGCGGTCAGCGCGCCCAGGTCGTGCGACAACAGGTGGGCGCGGGCGATGCCGAGCTCATCCAGGATCGCGAGGATGTCCTGCAGGCGCGTCTCCCTGTCCATGTGCTCGTCGGCGGCGGCGGTCCACCCCGCTCCCCGCAGATCCGGGCACAGCACCCGGTAGCCGCGGGCGGCGACGAGCGGGGCGACGGTCTCCCACTGCCACCAGTGCTCCGGGCACCCGTGCAGTAGGAGGACAGGGTCGCCCTCGCCGATCTCGGCCAGGTGCGTCCGCAGCCCCGGGGTCTCGACGATCGAATGCGTGAAGCCGGGGGCATCCGGCAGCGCGGGCCATTCGGCCGGAAAAAGCGTGTCGTGCTGAGGCGTGTCCATGGCGACCTTCTTCGCTCGCGGGATCTACTATTTTCATAGTAGACCGATCGGAACGGGGTGTCCATGGCCGCTGCCACGCGGGAGCGCGCGCTCGAGGCATCCGTCGACCTCCTCGGCACGCAGGGCGTCCGCGCGCTGAGCCACGCGCGCGTCGACGACCGGGCCGGACTGCCGGCGGGATCCACGTCGAACTGGTTCCGCACCCGACGCGCACTCCTGGCGGGTGTCGTGGACTGGATCGCGGAACGTGAACGGGCCGACTTCGCCGCGGCATCCGTCCCCGCCGTCACCGGCCCGGACGACCTCGCCGAGGGACTGATCCGGATGATCGAGACCGAGAGCGGCCCGTTCGCGTCGCGCACCCGCGCCCGATATGCGCTGTTCCTCGAGCTCGCGGGGGACGCCGAGCTCCTGGGTCCCCTCCGCCGACAGCGGCAGGAGTTCGAGCGCTGGACCGAGCGGATCGTGACGGATGCCGGCATCCCCGACCCCGCGCCCGCCACGCGCGCACTCATGGCGCTGGCCGAGGGGCTCCTCCTGCACCGGCTGACAGTCGACCAGGCCCTGGACATCCGACCGCTGATGACGCGCGCCGTGCACGGACTGGCCCGCTAGCCGCGGCGCCGCCGTGGGGTTCGCGAGGGGAAGAGGAGCGCTCGGACGCTCCCGGACTCAGTGCTTGTAGTTGGGGGCCTCGACGACGATCTGCACGTCGTGCGGGTGGCTCTCCTTGAGGCCGGCCGCGGTGATCCGCACGAACTTGCCGCGGGCCTTCAGCTCCTCGATCGTGCGGGCGCCGACGTAGAACATCGACTGCCGGAGCCCTCCGACGAGCTGGTAGGCGACGGCCGAGACCGGGCCGCGGTAGGCGACCTGGCCCTCGATGCCCTCGGGGATGAGCTTGTCGTCCGAGGGGATGTCGGCCTGGAAGTAGCGGTCCTTCGAGTACGACGTCTTCTTGCCGCGGGTCTGCATCGCGCCGAGCGAGCCCATGCCGCGGTAGAGCTTGAACTGCTTGCCGCCCTGGAAGACGATCTCGCCCGGCGACTCGTCGGTGCCGGCGAGGAGCGACCCGAGCATGACGGTGTCGGCGCCCGCGACGAGGGCCTTCGCGATGTCGCCGGAGTACTGCAGGCCGCCGTCGGCGATGACCGGGATGCCGGCCTCGCGGGCCGCCTGGTAGGCCTCCCAGATCGCGGTCACCTGCGGCACGCCGACGCCCGCGACGATGCGCGTCGTGCAGATCGAGCCCGGTCCGACGCCGACCTTGACGGCATCCACTCCAGCCTCGATGAGCGCCTGCGCGCCTTCCCGGGTCGCGACGTTGCCGCCG from Microbacterium aurum carries:
- a CDS encoding alpha/beta fold hydrolase; translation: MDTPQHDTLFPAEWPALPDAPGFTHSIVETPGLRTHLAEIGEGDPVLLLHGCPEHWWQWETVAPLVAARGYRVLCPDLRGAGWTAAADEHMDRETRLQDILAILDELGIARAHLLSHDLGALTAMQLSYEHPERVRRAVQLSVPPAFMAFSLRTLPGFKHLPAFLFHRPGASLRGTFSSEYAARPLPDAVIDAHLAPLRRPEIDRAIRSASRRLIVPEGLRMTAGVYRRRRLTVPTRFVYGREDRFWNEAIMRRICRHPERYADRVDFAYVDGASHFMTDDAPGAVADVALEWIEQDAGAPTGGPEAIRWG
- a CDS encoding ABC transporter ATP-binding protein encodes the protein MTDLGIVASGVRRSFGAVQAVREVNLEARAGAVTGLVGPNGSGKTTLLLMLASLLAPDAGTIRIGGIDPVAQPDAARAILGWMPDALGAWPSLTARETLVMTSRLYGLDAAAAAGGAARLLAEVGLTHLADAPARVLSRGQKQRLGLARALVHDPRVLLLDEPASGLDPQARIDLRVLLRRLAAEGRTILISSHILSELEEVVDDAVFLVEGATVSSDRVAAAATRRRTWRIRLADREPVAAVLPVAQALGLDAALIPIDRRDLLVGFAGDVEAASALAALVAAGLPVAEFAAATGLLEHTFLDLEGGRA
- a CDS encoding TetR/AcrR family transcriptional regulator, whose translation is MAAATRERALEASVDLLGTQGVRALSHARVDDRAGLPAGSTSNWFRTRRALLAGVVDWIAERERADFAAASVPAVTGPDDLAEGLIRMIETESGPFASRTRARYALFLELAGDAELLGPLRRQRQEFERWTERIVTDAGIPDPAPATRALMALAEGLLLHRLTVDQALDIRPLMTRAVHGLAR
- the guaA gene encoding glutamine-hydrolyzing GMP synthase; amino-acid sequence: MTTQTETAQRPVLVVDFGAQYAQLIARRVREAGVYSELVPHTVTAAEVEARNPVALILSGGPSSVYEPGAPALDPGVLQLGIPTLGICYGFQVMAQQLGGEVANTGLREYGATDAVIANDGGVLLGGQPSQQNVWMSHGDQVARAPEGFEVLASTAATPVAAFGNAEKCFYGVQWHPEVKHSDHGQEVLQNFLHKAAGLASDWNSGNVIAEQVARIREQIGTGRVLSALSGGVDSAVSTALVHEAVGDQLVAVFIDHGLLRKGEREQVENDYVASTGVRLITVDARETFLTALAGVSDPEQKRKIIGREFIRAFEKVQQELLAEAEAEGDPIRFLVQGTLYPDVVESGGGAGTANIKSHHNVGGLPEDLQFELVEPLRTLFKDEVRAIGRELGLPAEIVGRQPFPGPGLGIRIVGEVTADRLEILRDADAIAREELTRAGLDGEIWQCPVVLLADVRSVGVQGDGRTYGHPIVLRPVSSEDAMTADWTRLPYDVLSKISNRITNEVREVNRVVLDVTSKPPGTIEWE
- a CDS encoding DUF3817 domain-containing protein, encoding MPQPKLATFPAIRGALKFYQIASVITGVMLLSLCAEMIIKYGFHYELFLGGSGGFLWFAPVDAFGESTGDGVNLSLGILIAHGWFYVVYLFACFRVWSLMRWGFVRFVTLALGGIVPLLSFFMEARVGREVKAYLAEREASEAAAAALAHPVPESVDGAAPASTTEGTR
- a CDS encoding Bax inhibitor-1/YccA family protein, yielding MASSSNPAFRHPAFQEQRPGLTPPAAQTQFAATTAQSVDVAAQAQLEGAFAAPAAGAVQTGRMTVEDTVVKTLALFGILLVTAVVGWIWTMSPVTAANPVPTMMPWIIGAMGGFVLAMVVTFTSRKKVRPGLIFGYAAFEGLFIGGISAFFEFIWPGIVMQATLATLSVVGVTLALFASGKVRASAKATKIFMIAMVGYLVFSLINVVMMMFGAFPAGSGGPFGMLSNYSIAGIPLGVIIGVLVVIMAAYSLVLDFDSVQQGVRNGAPREYGWLGAFGIMVTVVWLYIEILRLIAILRGNN
- a CDS encoding SURF1 family protein — translated: MLRPWWLGMLAFALLVAAVFAWLGQWQLGRAIDTNPPPPGATEQVRPLADVVAPGAYLPEPLVGQRVEVTGTFVPGDFLVVSSRYNDGVAGYWVTGQLRLDATAPTSLAVALGWAADRESADAAASALNDAPADTVTLVGRLIADEGPAAPPREGPATEMTRMSPAALLGWWHDVDDLNVYRPYLVADAGETLPDGLVAIDSPAPEEGSGVNWLNVFYAAEWAIFAGFAFYMWYRLARDAWEKEVEALEEAAAGAGPPGD
- a CDS encoding GuaB3 family IMP dehydrogenase-related protein; its protein translation is MEIELGRAKRARRAYAFDDIAVVPSRRTRNPEDVSTAWSIDAFGFEIPVLGAPMDSVMSPTTAIMLGQLGGLGVLDLEGVWTRYDDPEPLLAEIAGLAPHEATRRMQELYAEPIKPELVRDRLAEIRDAGVTVAGSLTPQRTQELYETVVAAGVDLFVIRGTTVSAEHVSSDAAPLNLKKFIYDLDVPVIVGGASTYTAALHLMRTGAAGVLVGFGGGAASTTRATLGIHAPMATAVADVAGARRDYLDESGGRYVHVIADGGVGTSGDIVKALAMGADAVMLGVALARATDAPGRGFHWGPEAHHPTLPRGRRVEVGQVAPLEEILYGPAPVADGTANLIGALRKSMATTGYSDLKEFQRVEVVVAPYSAN
- a CDS encoding glycerophosphodiester phosphodiesterase family protein; this translates as MPRRRPLVIGHRGAPGYRPEHTRSSYDLALALGVDAVEPDVVFTADGVLVVRHENEIGATTDVADHPEFARRRTTKTIDGAEHTGWFTEDFTWDELATLRCRERLPQLRAASASFDGEQPPLRLRDVLDLVRQASLDQGREIGVVLEIKHATYFSGLGYDVAGAIAAELRDAGWATGRLPLYLESFEQTVLEAVRAEGVRGTYIYLLEAAGSPYDLVARQGRAAPTYREQATPAGLDRLVGRVDGISVDKRMILAPDKLGRATGPASVVADAHARGLRVFTWTCRPENAFLVGQFRRGRAKAEFGDYAAEWRMIADAGVDGVFVDHPDLGVAFFRG